Genomic window (Ostrea edulis chromosome 9, xbOstEdul1.1, whole genome shotgun sequence):
TTACTAACAttctacaaaaaaaaacccactatatatatactttttctactgtttatatgtaaatatcattttagaatatcttaagaacatttttttttaaaaatgtgtaatcTGATTCAATATCGTATGATAGAAACTTCTGTGGATTTTTACTCTTcatccaccccaccccacccccaactacttcaattttgatttttatccgatatcgatcttttgatcttaCCCCTAAGTTGCATCTGGGTTCTTTCACAAAATACCAAAATACAGTTACAGAAATTTTTAAACAAAGCACATTTCTTGATTGTGGTGCCGCAAATAATTTTGCCTTTGTCCCCGTACAACTGTACCATATAATGGCAAGCTGGAAATGTTGACTTTTGGTTTGTAGAAAAAGTACCAAAATTACCATTCATATCCTAAATGAAATTACACCAAAATATGAAGTGCTCAGATTTCAAACTactctttaaagggactggttcacaatttttgataaaaatacttttcatttttgttgttaaacattaaaaatataactcatttaatgttgacagccaaaattttgaccttctgaatacaagaataaaagcaatattttagccttaaatctgtgttatgtaaacaaaaactcgagtctttttatgtaaacaaacaaacaaatgaaatgttgattttgtaatgtaaagcatcttaattttgcatagtcacaaattttaacttttagatgacacatttcacccccaaaatgcttgaaatgtgaaagatataataaacttagatcaatatccatttcttttgaaaatgtaaacaaaaacatacccaatctctgtttacaaaacaaataattataactttccaaaatgagcttctgtgataatgtataaccacgatttctatgtgaaatcttttaaacacattagacagtagatttagatcattaaaagtgaaatagaaaattttggagaaaaacgtgaatcagtccctttaaagacaTTAATCTGCTAAGTATTCCCAATGCCTAATTGCTATGTACCTTACCTGTATTTGTGGTGTACTGATGTTCAATATTATCCTCAAGTTCTGAGAAATAGAGAGAGTTCATTTCTTAATGCATTTGATAAGAGTAAGCTTATACTATACAtgaaatagagagagagagagacactgTCGAGTTTTGAAAGCCCCAAATAAATAGGAAGAAGGATGTATAGATAAATTCTCTGATTTCATTGACAGATCTCTTCTAGAAGCTTGCCAGCCCTTCAAAACAACCATTAGGACTAAGATCCGTTACAGCAAGTTAAACAAAGACAAGACTGCCCGCCCAGTGATCCGTCGATTTTACCGCCTGGACTGGGGGGCTTGGATCCGAACAAAGTGCGGACGTGGAAAGAAACGATTTCGGAAATCCACGGAACGAAAACGACGCTTGGATCAACATGTGTTTtgtaacaaacaacaaaataagCTGCTGGATCAGCTGGTTACTCCTTTCTGGagaaagaaaatgtattttgttgACAGTCCTTATGAACCTTATCAAAAGAGACATCATATTACaagatatttcaaagaaaagcCGGTTTTCCTGCCATGAGGTCGTGTGATAAGTTCATTTTTGTATGTTTTGTTTCAAAGTAAATTTGCGATACTTcactttgttttctttttaaagataGATTGGTTCGCTATGGTTGTTTGAAGACAAATTCTTTGTAAAAGAGTGGTTTCTTGGCTTGTATTTTTGACTGTCAACTAAAATCATGGAAGTGGTGACCTGAACTTGCAGTTCAGTTGGTGTCACACAAAACATTTTATGATTCTAAGTAAGAATTAGTGTGAATTTACGAAGCACAAAATGTCACACACAAACATCAACCTCAAATAAATCAAGAATGTATAATGTTAATCATCTGTCAGATGACAGATGATTAACATTATACATTCTTGATTTATTTGAGGTTGATGTTTGTGTGTGACATTTTGTGCTTCGTAAATTCACACTAATTCTTACTTAGAATCATAAAATGTTTTGTGTGACACCAACTGAACTGCAAGGGTCGAATGCTAGCGCTGCCCgacatattttatataaattgttgggctgttattttttcatacttattttgaatatgaattacaaGGGGCTCCAAGTAAGCAGGCAGTCTATTGTATTGTAGGTTAAAGTTTGTGCAATCTCTTGTacaaattcaaacttgttcAAACCTTGACGTTAGGGTTCAGGACTGGACTGCAAGAAGAGTGTTAAGTCTTCTGtagaaatataaaggaaaactCTCGGAGAATCTTCCTTTTAAGATTCCAGGTGTTTGTACTCGAATTTCAAGGTGATTTTCTCAGACTCTCCAGCAAGAGGGAAAAATACACCCCACCCGCTCGTGTAGCCACCGACTCAACTGGCAGCCATGCTGAAGATTCAAATAGAACAGCTTCATTATTTGCCAAGCAAGAGCAAACTCCTTGTATCGATTCTCATTTAGTGTATAGGTCCTGGTATCGATTCTCATTTAGTGTATAGGTCCTGGTATCGATTCTCATTTAGTGTACAAATCCTGGTATCGATTCTCATTTAGTGTACAAATCCTGGTATCTATTCTCATTTAGTGTACAGGTCCTGGTATCGATTCTCATTTAGTGTACAGGTCCTGGTATCGATTCTCATTTAGTGTACAGGTCCTGGTATCGATTCTCGTTTAATGAACAACTACATCTAATCTACCATACTCTCCTCATCAAACTGCGTGCATTGCAAAcagtgtttttgtttgttttacgttgctttgagaatttttcaccaatATTGAGATGTCCACAGCTGTACATGAagcaccacaaatttagacttatgccCAGGGCCACAGCAATCTTTAATGTGCCAAAATCTGCTGCAACATGGGACCtccattttaaggtcatatccgaaagacccatgattgtTACCTCAAAATACTGatcgtttggtgaaggagcaatcgctACTCGTGTTTATGTCTCATGTGGCACAAGTAGGGCTCAAACTCACAACCTCCTTGTTACAAGTAAGCAAACGATCTACCACTGAACTACTATGACTGGTTTGCAATCTTTTATTTGAGATAGATTTATTTTGGTAAACAATGTGtcgcatacaaaataatttccaTTAGAGTAACTACTATTATCATGTGTAACATGAAGGGAGGATATGCAACAGACAAGACTGGGATTGAAAAACTGATCACTGATGATTGAACCCATCTGACCACCACATTCATCCCTCCTTAAATGCTTTCACACCTCGAAGGCATCAAGGATCTTTATCCCACTGGCAGGTATTTTCACCTGTTAGCTcaaggggctggtctacggcaccaaaagTAACAGGAAAGGGGggaaatgcaacagaccaggaTTCCAACCCGGGCCCCTTAATCTCTATTCATGTGCTCTACAAACTGAGTTCTATTTGACCACCGGTGATTGAACCTGTCTGACCACACATATGTATAGGTAGTCcaaaatatctgacgttttcttggcttttatatgattttgatatttaccgtgcaaGATATTTCGGGCTAATGTATAGGATGCATAAATTCtaagaaaccaaatatttcttaGATCCATTCTTTAAGTTGATGAAAATTAACCCAGAAATGACTAAATGAGAAAATTTTGAAGAGAAAAATGATTATGGATAGAATACATAGCGCCACGTGTATTTGCCTTAGGCCAAATTGGGACCCAATAAGCATAGGGTCGATAAGTCTGGCAACCCAAGCTGGGTATGGGTTAAATCTAGGgcaaaattgtttgaaaatatttgattaTCAAAAACGAAATTTATCTAGGCTTTCATGGTAGTTTATAATGtgtgattttgaaaaagaaatcatatTCAATTCAATATAGTCTTTTTCGCGAACAAACAGGCCTAAATGAGCAATTTAAATGTTCTTGGATCGGTATCTGGTCGATGCATCTGTCTGTTACCTATATTTACCCTGAACTTGTTGACTACAACCAACAACATCCGGCCACCTGCCATCTGTCTGACATTGTGTCTCGCTGTCAAAGGCACGTTTGACGATTTGAATGAAGACAGACACGATAAGAGTATGACTGCAATCTCCCTCCTCAGTCGGTTTCTGAGGAAGTACGTGTTCAGTGTTGAGGCCCTGTTGTTATTAGGTCTCGTCTTCTTTCTGTATCACTCCGTGTATCATTCTAAACCTCTGTGGAGATACATATTCCCGTCCAAAGAGAAGAAAATCAGCGATGTGAAAAATAAGGTACTTCTGCTTCTGCCTGACAATGGCCACCATCAACAAGTTGATTATCCTGCCATTAAGTTCTTAGTATCTTGAAggtaatctcagcgagattcgtcgaggctgaatccaaatattcagcctcgacgaatctcgctgagattatcTTGAAGGTAGTGACGAACCGTCCCATTCTGTTGTTTAGGCCTACAAGATATGTTTATTCCCAGAGGCACAGGACTTGTTTCTGTATGTATATCATGTCATCTATATACTAATAACAGAATAATGTTAGTATACAGACATCATAACTTATTACTTGTGCCCAGAGGGCATAATATTGCATAAAAGCAAAGACAGTTTAATATAAAGAAATTTCAGAAAAGATTAcaacattaaaattttacaaactACAATATGTACAgtaactgtacatgtaaatgtagcaTATGGggaaacaaatacatgtatatgatttgcAAATCGGATGAACATACCTAAGTAAATGGACAATGTCAGTGTTATACCTGTAGCAGGTCTGGCGTTCGTATAGTCtgtacttcgcgttgtgtttgttttattttattttgatagtggCGACTCCAAAACGACCCAACTACACTAtgattttaaacttgaaaataaattcaatagaaatgaaaataagagaaaaaacactttacgaatttattaccagtatgaaTGTGACAAATACACACTCCTAAAGCCTAGAACTTAGCCTAGAAACTATCAAGAAATCTCCCAACCCAAaggtaatataataatttagtaAGTAAAATGGGCAAAGTAGACGAACAAAACGTAATACCAAAATAGGAATAATGGAAGGAGAAAAGTAGCTAGCAAGGCCAGCTGTCTCGCTTTGACGAATAGTAAGCTGCATGGCTTATATAGCAAATTAGACAATAGAAACTGTCATTAAAGTTATTGGCTAAAAGATAAAGTGGGCGTGGTCAAATACAACGGGTGAATAATTTACATCGGGATCGAAatccagaaataaaagtaaaagtaaaacccAAACTACCACATACCAAAATATGAATAATGAGCTTGAaggatttttgcagttttatagCACCAcctctttttctgaaagtttaaAATAACTAGATGTCCACTCAATTTGttaattactggtttgtcttcattaatcatcaactaAATAAATTTATCCTTATttgttaaatagataaaaaaaaattatagatgaaaggtgaagataacgaagtgatcaatctcataactcctataagcaatacaaaatagatagttgggcaaacacagacccctggatataccagaggtgggatcaggtgcctaggaggagtaatcatcccatgttgaccggtcacagccgccgtgagccctcaatcttgatcaggtaaacggaggtatccatagtcaaaattagtgtgtcaagaatggcctaaacaatcggtatgaaacaagttagacagcatttgacccaatgataggttgtattggctagattgttataacaaccatagaatttatgaaatgctgactttagacgagactgttgaaaccccagtaccatcaacttgtttgtcagtagcctgcttcgaattaaaaactgaccatacgcagaacaagctcttgtgtatcaaatcagttgagagatataaacaccatatgcaggtgataatggaatattgcaacatagatatgggaagttgataatggagaagctgaaatcatctcgtttatcactaagttaagttgttagtttgctgttaatatcatGACatatcatgaaaaaacacatgtatatttccatcttcaacatagaatgggtAATCAGTAAAGAAATGTGTATTCATAGAATCATGATAACTTTTAAGACTAGGAAAATATATGCGACTGATATTAAAATGTAGAGTTCCCATTGTTCTCcctatgtatatattatagaatatgttttaatttgtaattgatcataacatttatatgaaaataatacaATTTCCAAAAAAAGTACATTTTTCCAAGTCTCTACATACTAGAATAGAATATGTTTATTTCTAAGAGGCCAACACAGAACAAATAATGAACAAAAGAAAGGTCAATATATGGATCGATTTTTATAGAaccaataaaacaaaaaaatgcatGTTCATGCATAATATTGTCAGGGGAAGGAGTCTCctaatctcagctgagattcGGATCACtcaaggcgtcagtccaaatatacAGCTCAGCCGAGATAAGAAATCTCCCAGCTTGTTTTAGTATAAGAATGAGATAACAATGATACACAATCGTAAGATATAGCTCTTGATACAATTGTAATGGTTAGACTttgtattttctcccttcctgttacacaatGAATCTACTGAATAGATAATCAAAGTTACATATACATCATCAAGCAAGTGCTCACAATATTCCTAGGCTTGTTTTCATGAGGAGATTTGCTGGAACTGTTGTATTAGTATTTGGGTCTATTTAATTATGGATTGTGGATATCAGCTTGGACATCTCAGTGGTTGGAGCACCTGACTGGTAAAGCGGGGGTCCCAGGTTCGATTTCCCAGTCCAGTCATAATTTTATCCTTCCTATTTCTTCTATTcttatttatgtacatatgaATTCAAAACTTTAAACTTACTTGTAAATTCTAGCTGTAAGTTCGGGTAGCTGATTCTCCACTTGACCTTTTGTGACCCCATGAAGGGAAGTAACTGAATTTAAACTGTGAATGCATGTTTTCCATGTTCACATGGTAATTTTCCGGTATTTTcatgtacatatcaaatatGTAATTGGCTGACTTTTGACAGGATCCTGCACATGATGTTTTCCCGCCAAAACGATCTGAACCAACAGCAACATGGGAACTACAGAAGGATGGTGCGGCTGGTTACGCTATTCAGGGGAGACGACCCCACATGGAGGACAGGCTTAACATTGTCAGTG
Coding sequences:
- the LOC125658796 gene encoding 39S ribosomal protein L35, mitochondrial-like encodes the protein MAASMIRQLSKGSRVLARQVLRYPPCVYKAEVVATTTQCQTNRTSLIQQFSSLSVGNTDSVTRQNPIVASSQRSLLEACQPFKTTIRTKIRYSKLNKDKTARPVIRRFYRLDWGAWIRTKCGRGKKRFRKSTERKRRLDQHVFCNKQQNKLLDQLVTPFWRKKMYFVDSPYEPYQKRHHITRYFKEKPVFLP